From the genome of Xiphophorus couchianus chromosome 6, X_couchianus-1.0, whole genome shotgun sequence, one region includes:
- the atcayb gene encoding caytaxin isoform X2, which translates to MGTAEATLRMDSMEVKDEWQDEDFPRPLPEDGVGLTDNRSNPPTSLNVGESMNQRKRRTLVAPDMNLSLDQSEGSVLSDDFLETPDDLDINVDDIETPDETDSLEFLNNGNELEWEDDTPVATAKRLPGEGEEERDSSGHLWRTVIIGDQEQRIDMQIIRPYLRVVTHGGYHGEGLNAIIVFAACYLPDSSCDDYTYIMENLFLYVVSSLELLVAEDYMIVYLNGATPRRKMPGISWLKRCYQMIDRKLRKNLKCLIIAHPTWFIRTVLAISRPFISVKFLDKIRYVHTLEELSHIIPMEHVQIPDCVLQYDEEKLKAQKLRQEQEQQQQTKSALPGESTMS; encoded by the exons ATGGGTACAGCAGAAGCCACTTTGCGCATGGACAGCATGGAGGTCAAGGACGAGTGGCAGGACGAGGACTTCCCCAG GCCCCTGCCAGAGGACGGAGTTGGTCTCACTGACAACAGAAGCA ATCCTCCCACCAGCCTGAATGTCGGGGAGTCCATGAACCAGAGAAAGCGCCGCACACTGGTCGCCCCCGACATGAACCTGTCCCTGGATCAGAGCGAGGGCTCCGTTCTCTCGGACGACTTCCTGGAAACGCCCGACGACCTTGACATCAACGTCGACGACATTGAGACTCCAGATGAGACCGACTCACTGGAGTTCCTGAACAACGGCAACGAGCTGGAGTGGGAAG atgACACTCCTGTGGCCACAGCCAAACGTCTTCCAGGTGAAGGTGAAGAGGAGAGAGACTCCTCTGGTCATCTGTGGCGAACGGTGATAATCGGCGATCAGGAGCAACGGATTGACATGCAGATCATCAGACCTTACCTGCGAGTGGTCACCCATGGAG gttATCATGGTGAAGGTCTGAACGCCATCATTGTGTTTGCAGCCTGCTACCTCCCTGACAGCAGCTGTGATGATTACACATACATCATGGAGAATCTGTTTCT GTACGTTGTGAGTAGCCTGGAGCTGCTGGTGGCTGAAGATTATATGATTGTTTACTTGAATGGTGCAACTCCTCGCAGGAAGATGCCTGGAATCAGCTGGCTGAAGAGATGCTACCAGATGATTGacagaaa ACTCAGAAAAAACCTGAAGTGTTTGATCATTGCACATCCAACATGGTTTATCAGAACCGTCCTGGCCATCTCAAGACCATTCATCAG TGTGAAGTTTCTGGATAAGATTCGATACGTTCACACCCTGGAAGAGCTCAGTCACATCATCCCCATGGAGCATGTGCAGATTCCCGACTGTGTGCTGCA GTATGATGAAGAGAAGCTAAAAGCACAAAAGTTGAG ACAGGaacaagagcagcagcagcagaccaAGTCAGCTCTTCCTGGAGAAAG caCAATGAGCTGA
- the atcayb gene encoding caytaxin isoform X1 yields MGTAEATLRMDSMEVKDEWQDEDFPRPLPEDGVGLTDNRSNPPTSLNVGESMNQRKRRTLVAPDMNLSLDQSEGSVLSDDFLETPDDLDINVDDIETPDETDSLEFLNNGNELEWEDDTPVATAKRLPGEGEEERDSSGHLWRTVIIGDQEQRIDMQIIRPYLRVVTHGGYHGEGLNAIIVFAACYLPDSSCDDYTYIMENLFLYVVSSLELLVAEDYMIVYLNGATPRRKMPGISWLKRCYQMIDRKLRKNLKCLIIAHPTWFIRTVLAISRPFISVKFLDKIRYVHTLEELSHIIPMEHVQIPDCVLQYDEEKLKAQKLRQEQEQQQQTKSALPGERPKLMLASVNSDI; encoded by the exons ATGGGTACAGCAGAAGCCACTTTGCGCATGGACAGCATGGAGGTCAAGGACGAGTGGCAGGACGAGGACTTCCCCAG GCCCCTGCCAGAGGACGGAGTTGGTCTCACTGACAACAGAAGCA ATCCTCCCACCAGCCTGAATGTCGGGGAGTCCATGAACCAGAGAAAGCGCCGCACACTGGTCGCCCCCGACATGAACCTGTCCCTGGATCAGAGCGAGGGCTCCGTTCTCTCGGACGACTTCCTGGAAACGCCCGACGACCTTGACATCAACGTCGACGACATTGAGACTCCAGATGAGACCGACTCACTGGAGTTCCTGAACAACGGCAACGAGCTGGAGTGGGAAG atgACACTCCTGTGGCCACAGCCAAACGTCTTCCAGGTGAAGGTGAAGAGGAGAGAGACTCCTCTGGTCATCTGTGGCGAACGGTGATAATCGGCGATCAGGAGCAACGGATTGACATGCAGATCATCAGACCTTACCTGCGAGTGGTCACCCATGGAG gttATCATGGTGAAGGTCTGAACGCCATCATTGTGTTTGCAGCCTGCTACCTCCCTGACAGCAGCTGTGATGATTACACATACATCATGGAGAATCTGTTTCT GTACGTTGTGAGTAGCCTGGAGCTGCTGGTGGCTGAAGATTATATGATTGTTTACTTGAATGGTGCAACTCCTCGCAGGAAGATGCCTGGAATCAGCTGGCTGAAGAGATGCTACCAGATGATTGacagaaa ACTCAGAAAAAACCTGAAGTGTTTGATCATTGCACATCCAACATGGTTTATCAGAACCGTCCTGGCCATCTCAAGACCATTCATCAG TGTGAAGTTTCTGGATAAGATTCGATACGTTCACACCCTGGAAGAGCTCAGTCACATCATCCCCATGGAGCATGTGCAGATTCCCGACTGTGTGCTGCA GTATGATGAAGAGAAGCTAAAAGCACAAAAGTTGAG ACAGGaacaagagcagcagcagcagaccaAGTCAGCTCTTCCTGGAGAAAG GCCAAAGTTGATGCTAGCATCGGTTAACAGTGACATCTGA